One genomic region from Nymphaea colorata isolate Beijing-Zhang1983 chromosome 12, ASM883128v2, whole genome shotgun sequence encodes:
- the LOC116265841 gene encoding tapetal oleosin GRP-16-like: MGEDEEMADFDAAQERVIDWEQGLPTLEDLMPLSQTLIPPELASAFSITLDPCRTILDVNRASQNTITRLRRRVDPLSENLKSGRGKEMGRGEMELGRGGELGRGREMGRRREPVGGNWEGERGGGTEKGKGDGKGEGDRKWGRGREPVGELGRGRGGSPWGELGRGRGRKTGRGKETGSGEGSPSGELGRGGGTETGRGKETGSGEGRRGEGARRADRAAAGPAYPALARPGPAVGPGIFSARTRPIPGRARPTRRRPGPTPSLIRTMSPPHWETRTYYK, from the coding sequence ATGGGAGAAGATGAGGAAATGGCCGATTTTGATGCCGCGCAGGAGAGGGTGATCGACTGGGAGCAGGGTTTGCCGACCTTGGAAGATTTGATGCCCCTCTCGCAGACGCTGATCCCACCGGAGCTCGCTTCGGCTTTCAGCATCACACTGGATCCTTGTCGGACCATCCTGGATGTGAACCGTGCTTCCCAAAACACCATCACAAGGCTTCGGCGCCGTGTTGACCCGCTCTCTGAAAATCTGAAATcgggaagggggaaggagatGGGAAGGGGGGAGATGGAACTGGGAAGGGGAGGGGAActgggaagggggagggagatggGAAGGAGGAGGGAGCCCGTCGGGGGGAACTGGGAAGGGGAAAGGGGAGGGGGAACTGAGAAGGGgaagggagacgggaagggggaaggagacAGGAAgtggggaagggggagggagccCGTGGGGGAactgggaaggggaaggggaggGAGCCCGTGGGGGGAactgggaaggggaagggggaggaagacgggaagggggaaggagacGGGAAGTGGGGAAGGGAGCCCGTCGGGGGAACTGGGAAGGGGAGGGGGAACTGAGAcgggaagggggaaggagacGGGAAGTGGGGAAGGCCGAAGGGGGGAGGGAGCCCGTCGGGCGGACCGGGCCGCCGCTGGGCCTGCCTATCCGgccctggcccggcccggtccCGCTGTCGGGCCTGGGATTTTCTCGGCCCGAACCCGGCCcataccgggccgggccaggcctacccggcggcggcccggccccaCGCCCAGCCTTATTAGGACTATGAGTCCTCCTCATTGGGAAACCCGCACTTATTATAAATAG